GGCAGGGGGCCCGGGAACCCCTCCCGGGCCCCCGGACTCGTTTCCGGGCTCCGTTGTCCTTCCGGAGCCCGGGCTCGCTTCCGGGTCCCGGGCACTTCCGGGCCGTCGCTTTCCGGGCCCCGGGCACTTCCGGGCCGTCGCTTTCCGGGCCCCGAGCACTTCCGGACCGTCGCTTTCCGGGCCCCGGGCCGTTTCCGGCTCCCGCGCCCTTCCGGGCGGGGCCACCCATCCGCTCCGCGGCGAGCCGAGGGGCAGGCGCCGGTGCCGCAGCCGGTATCGCCGAACGGGGGGCGGTGCGTGCCCGGTAGACGCGGGTCCTGGGCGGGCAGGGGCTGTCCGGCATCCGGCCCGCCGGGGCGGGAGGGGATCCTCAGAGCGCTCAGAGCGCGAAGAACGCGCCCACCAGCAACACCCCGCCCGCGGCGGCCGTCGCCCAAGCCGTCCGGGCCATCCGCAGACCGCCGCCGATCACACAGGCGGCGAGCAGCAGCGCACCGCCCAGGGGCAGCCACGCATGCAGCACCCCGGGCCAGCCGGTGCGCACGACCTCGTCCGTGCCCGGCTTCACCACCACGGCGAGCTCCGCGCCCTCGGCCACCGCCACCGACCGCTCGATGACCATGCCCGACCGCGCGCCGCCCGGCCCATCGGGGTCGTACGGGCCCGTGCACGTCTTCTCGCCGCAGTCGGCGACGGTGAGCGTCCCGTGCTCACGCCCCTTGGACAGCAGCACGTGCTGGGCAGTGCCCCAGGACGACCAGAAGCCGGCGACGAGCAGCAGAAGCGCCACCGCGGCCATGGACACACGGCGGCCGTGGTCGAGCATCCGGCCGGAGGAGTTCCGCTTCATGGGGCGCGATCCTTCGGCACCCGACCGCACCCGGTCAACTCATGGCCAGCGCTATGGGGTGCTTGTCAGGAGTTGTACGCACTCTGCGCGCGCTCCAGCCCCTCCGTCACCAGACACTCCACCGAATCCGCCCCGCGGTCCACGAAATAGTCCAGCTCCTTGCGCTCGGCACCGGAGAAGTCCTTCAGCACGAAGTCCGCCACCTGCATCCGCCCCGGCGGACGCCCGATGCCGAACCGCACCCGGTGGTAGTCCGAACCCATCGCCTTCGTCATCGACTTCAGCCCGTTGTGCCCGTTGTCACCGCCGCCCAGCTTCAGCCGCAGCACCCCGAAATCGATGTCCAGCTCGTCGTGCACCGCCACCACGTGCGCCGTCGGAACCTTGTAGAAGTCCCGCAACGCCACCACAGGACCACCCGAAAGATTCATGTACGACATCGGCTTCGCCAGGATCACCCGCCGGCTTCCCGGACCGGCCGGACCGATCCGGCCCTCCACCACCTGAGCCTGCGCCTTGGCCGCCCGCTTGAACTTCCCGCCCATCCGCTCCGCGAGCAGGTCCGCGACCATGAACCCCACGTTGTGGCGGTTCCCCGCGTAACCCGGCCCCGGATTGCCCAGCCCCACCACCAGCCAGGGCGCGTTGGCGTCGACCGTCGTCATGAACGTCTCCTCGAGTCCGCAAACGAGTCCGAAGAACAGAGAACGGGGTGGCGGGCCGCGCGGCCCGCCACCCCGTCAAGCAGAGCGTACGGCTCAGGCCTCGGCGCCCTCGCCGGCCACGGCCTCGCCTGCCTCGGCCTCCTCGGCCTCGCCGACAGGCTCCTCGGCCTGCGCGGCCAGGACCTGCAGCACGACCGCGTCCTCGTCCACGGCCAGGGAGACGCCCTTCGGCAGCTCGACGTCCTTGGCGTGGACGGAGGCGCCGGCCTCCAGACCCTCGACGGACACCGTGAAGGACTCGGGGATGTGGGTGGCCTCGGCCTCGACCGGCAGCGCGTTCAGCACGTGCTCCAGCAGGTTGCCGCCGGGGGCCAGCTCGCCCTCGGCGTGCACCGGAACCTCGACCGTGACCTTCTCGCCACGCTTCACCAGCAGCAGGTCCACGTGCTCCAGGAAGCCCTTCAGCGGGTCGCGCTGCGCCGCCTTCGGGATGGCCAGCTCCTTCTTGCCCTCGATGTCCAGCGCGAGCAGGACGTTCGGGGTACGCAGTGCCAGCAGCAGGTCGTGGCCGGGCAGCGTCACGTGGATCGGGTCCGAGCCGTGACCGTAGAGAACGCCGGGAACCTTGTTGTCGCGACGGATGCGCCGGGCGGCGCCCTTGCCGAACTCGCTGCGGAGCTCCGCGGAAATCTTCACCTCGGACATGTGCACTCCTCGTATGCGGTGACGAACATGAACAGTCACCCGGCCACGACTGGCCTGCTACGAAGAGCGCGTCGATAACGGACCGCCGTACCGAAACGGGTACGGCCTCCCTCGCCGAGCAACCCGATGAGTCTACCCGGAGGGAGGCCGCAGCCTAAATCGATCTCCGATCGCGCGGTGCTGCCGCCCGTCGGCTACTGCTCCTCGAACAGGCTCGTCACCGAGCCGTCCTCGAAGACCTCACGCACCGCACGGGCGATCGTCGGCGCGATCGACAGGACCGTGATCTTGTCCAGCTCCAGATTGCTCGGGTCCGGCAGCGTGTCCGTGAACACGAACTCGCTCACCTTCGAGTTCTTCAGCCGGTCCGCGGCGGGACCCGACAGCACACCGTGCGTGGCCGTGACGATGACGTCCTCCGCACCGTGCGCGAACAGCGCCTCCGCGGCCGCGCAGATCGTGCCGCCGGTGTCGATCATGTCGTCGACCAGGACGCAGACCCGGCCCTCGACGTTGCCCACGACCTCGTGGACCGTCACCTGGTTCGCCACGTCCTTGTCGCGGCGCTTGTGGACGATCGCCAGCGGTGCGTCCAGGCGGTCGCACCAGCGGTCCGCCACCCGTACCCGGCCGGCGTCCGGGGACACCACCGTCAGCTTCGAGCGGTCGACCTTCGCACCGACGTAGTCGGCCAGCAGCGGCAGCGCGAACAGGTGATCCACCGGACCGTCGAAGAAGCCCTGGATCTGGTCCGTGTGCAGATCCACCGTGAGGATCCGGTCCGCACCGGCCGTCTTCATCAGATCCGCCACCAGGCGCGCCGAGATCGGCTCACGGCCGCGGTGCTTCTTGTCCTGACGGGCGTAACCGTAGAACGGCAGGATCACCGTGATGCTCCGCGCGGAGGCCCGCTTCAGAGCATCGATCATGATCAACTGTTCCATGATCCATTTGTTGATGGGAGCCGTGTGGCTCTGCATCAGGAAGCAGTCCGCGCCACGCGCCGACTCCTGGAAACGAACGTAGATCTCACCATTGGCGAAATCGAAGGCCTTCGTCGGCACTATGCCGACACCCAGCTGATGGGCGACCTCCTCGGCCAGCTCGGGG
The genomic region above belongs to Streptomyces marianii and contains:
- the pth gene encoding aminoacyl-tRNA hydrolase; its protein translation is MTTVDANAPWLVVGLGNPGPGYAGNRHNVGFMVADLLAERMGGKFKRAAKAQAQVVEGRIGPAGPGSRRVILAKPMSYMNLSGGPVVALRDFYKVPTAHVVAVHDELDIDFGVLRLKLGGGDNGHNGLKSMTKAMGSDYHRVRFGIGRPPGRMQVADFVLKDFSGAERKELDYFVDRGADSVECLVTEGLERAQSAYNS
- a CDS encoding 50S ribosomal protein L25/general stress protein Ctc produces the protein MSEVKISAELRSEFGKGAARRIRRDNKVPGVLYGHGSDPIHVTLPGHDLLLALRTPNVLLALDIEGKKELAIPKAAQRDPLKGFLEHVDLLLVKRGEKVTVEVPVHAEGELAPGGNLLEHVLNALPVEAEATHIPESFTVSVEGLEAGASVHAKDVELPKGVSLAVDEDAVVLQVLAAQAEEPVGEAEEAEAGEAVAGEGAEA
- a CDS encoding ribose-phosphate diphosphokinase; the protein is MTGIKTTGEKKLMLFSGRAHPELAEEVAHQLGVGIVPTKAFDFANGEIYVRFQESARGADCFLMQSHTAPINKWIMEQLIMIDALKRASARSITVILPFYGYARQDKKHRGREPISARLVADLMKTAGADRILTVDLHTDQIQGFFDGPVDHLFALPLLADYVGAKVDRSKLTVVSPDAGRVRVADRWCDRLDAPLAIVHKRRDKDVANQVTVHEVVGNVEGRVCVLVDDMIDTGGTICAAAEALFAHGAEDVIVTATHGVLSGPAADRLKNSKVSEFVFTDTLPDPSNLELDKITVLSIAPTIARAVREVFEDGSVTSLFEEQ